In Gammaproteobacteria bacterium, the following proteins share a genomic window:
- a CDS encoding bifunctional 2-methylcitrate dehydratase/aconitate hydratase, giving the protein MSHQDIKSAQRPAPEKVLTDIADYVLGYQIKGLEAYETARYCLMDTLACGMLALNYPACTKLLGPLVEGATLTGGARVPGTRHELDPVQAAFNIGAMIRWLDFNDTWLAAEWGHPSDNLGGILATADYLSRKNLAVGKASLTIRDVLTAMIKAHEIQGVLALENSFNRVGLDHVLLVRVASTAVVTAILGGTREQVIAAVSQAFIDGGALRTYRHAPNAGSRKSWAAGDATSRGVRLALIALTGEMGYPTALSAKTWGFYDVLFKGQPFKFQRAYGSYVMENVLFKISYPAEFHAQTAVECAMTLHPQVKDKLEQIEKVVIETQEPGVRIIDKTGPLNNPADRDHCIQYMTAIPLIFGRLTAEDYEDKVAADSRIDVLRARMEVRENPQFTKDYYDPAKRYIGNALQVFFKDGNKTERVAVDYPIGHRKRRVEGISVLVKKFEQAIAGRLPAKQCEALKVLCADQKKLEATPVTEFMKLWVV; this is encoded by the coding sequence GTGTCACATCAAGACATCAAATCCGCCCAGCGTCCCGCGCCCGAGAAAGTCCTGACCGATATCGCCGATTACGTTCTCGGCTACCAGATCAAAGGCCTCGAAGCCTACGAGACCGCGCGTTACTGTTTGATGGACACGCTGGCCTGCGGCATGCTGGCCCTGAACTACCCGGCCTGCACCAAGTTGCTCGGGCCTCTGGTAGAGGGCGCAACGCTCACGGGCGGCGCGCGCGTGCCGGGCACGCGCCATGAACTCGATCCGGTGCAGGCGGCGTTCAACATCGGCGCCATGATCCGCTGGCTGGATTTCAACGACACCTGGCTCGCGGCGGAATGGGGCCATCCTTCGGACAACCTGGGCGGCATACTGGCCACTGCCGATTATTTGTCACGCAAGAATCTCGCCGTCGGAAAAGCGTCGCTCACGATACGCGACGTGCTCACCGCCATGATCAAAGCGCACGAAATCCAAGGCGTGCTGGCGCTGGAAAATTCCTTCAATCGCGTGGGGCTGGACCATGTGCTCCTGGTGCGCGTGGCCTCCACCGCCGTGGTCACGGCAATATTGGGCGGTACACGCGAGCAGGTGATCGCCGCGGTATCCCAGGCCTTTATTGACGGCGGGGCGCTGCGCACCTACCGCCACGCGCCCAATGCCGGCTCGCGCAAGAGCTGGGCGGCGGGCGACGCCACCAGCCGCGGCGTGCGCCTGGCGCTCATCGCGCTCACCGGCGAGATGGGCTATCCCACGGCGCTCTCGGCTAAAACCTGGGGCTTTTACGACGTGCTCTTCAAGGGCCAGCCCTTCAAGTTCCAGCGCGCCTACGGCAGCTATGTGATGGAAAATGTGCTCTTCAAGATTTCCTATCCGGCCGAGTTCCATGCGCAAACCGCGGTGGAATGCGCCATGACATTGCACCCGCAGGTCAAGGATAAGCTGGAGCAGATAGAAAAGGTCGTGATCGAAACCCAGGAACCCGGCGTGCGCATCATTGACAAGACCGGTCCGCTCAACAATCCCGCCGACCGCGACCACTGCATCCAGTACATGACCGCGATCCCGCTGATCTTCGGCCGGCTCACGGCCGAGGATTACGAGGACAAGGTGGCGGCCGATTCGCGCATCGACGTGCTGCGCGCCAGAATGGAAGTGCGCGAGAACCCGCAATTCACCAAGGACTACTACGATCCCGCCAAGCGCTACATCGGCAACGCGCTCCAGGTGTTCTTCAAGGACGGAAATAAAACCGAGCGCGTGGCCGTGGATTACCCCATCGGCCATCGTAAGCGCCGCGTCGAAGGCATTTCGGTGCTGGTGAAAAAATTCGAGCAGGCCATCGCTGGCCGCCTTCCGGCGAAACAGTGCGAAGCACTCAAGGTTCTGTGTGCCGATCAAAAGAAACTGGAAGCCACGCCGGTCACGGAGTTTATGAAATTGTGGGTGGTTTGA
- a CDS encoding S9 family peptidase, translating into MKPVKYLLMLMLCVWVWPLASRAAAPAFTLDDLQKIISLRSPQISPDGKQIAVIVSTPDWKTDKAKQEIDLVDVATGARRALTSSREGVSEPRWSPDGSRLAFMAKDTETKEAQIFVMPMNGGDAVRITDNKQGIDNFSWSPDGQQIAFIAQDPPLNEKAIKEHNKVFQVTDGNFLLDKDVAPWQLWVVSATGGQAKQLTKGTFSLDTDQGGATPPAWSPDGQRIAFTKFPSSYWGPSFQSVIAEVNVTSGAVQTLVSAQTSADVNFAPAGDAFAFARPRGGDQNNGNAVYVGSNGEVHDATAALARNFNNYIWMPDGKSLLLQGELGTRSVFWQQPVSGNARLLNLGDVDAGASMSVSKTGAIAFIGSTATHPDELYVLESVHAQPRRLTDVNAFVDKLSLGRTEPIEWRGPNGFHEDGVLTYPVDYRQASKYPLVLVIHGGPEGASTVRFSPLPQLLAAAGFLVFQPNYRGSINLGDKYQHAIYRDTGEGPGKDVMAGLAAVEKLGSVDKGRIGVTGWSYGGYMTTWLSGHYDVWKAAVAGAPLTDWVMDYTVAYYQTGDRYFFGSSPWTDAGWKIWRAQSPITYVRNVKAPTLLMSDVMDANVPFVNAEEWYHGLRDNGVTVEFYAYPEPTHFPRDIVQTTDVYRRWVGWMEKYLK; encoded by the coding sequence ATGAAACCCGTGAAGTATCTGTTGATGTTGATGTTATGCGTTTGGGTCTGGCCGCTCGCGAGCCGCGCGGCCGCACCGGCGTTCACGCTGGATGACTTGCAGAAAATCATCTCCCTGCGCAGCCCGCAGATTTCGCCGGACGGCAAGCAGATCGCGGTCATCGTATCCACGCCCGACTGGAAAACCGACAAGGCGAAACAGGAAATTGATTTGGTGGACGTCGCGACCGGCGCGCGGCGCGCGCTGACTTCAAGCCGCGAGGGCGTTTCCGAGCCGCGCTGGTCGCCGGACGGCTCGCGGCTCGCATTCATGGCGAAGGATACGGAGACCAAGGAAGCGCAGATTTTCGTCATGCCGATGAACGGCGGCGATGCGGTGCGCATCACCGACAACAAACAGGGCATAGACAACTTTTCCTGGAGCCCGGACGGCCAGCAGATCGCTTTCATCGCGCAGGATCCGCCGTTGAACGAGAAGGCCATCAAGGAGCACAACAAGGTGTTCCAGGTGACCGACGGCAATTTCCTGCTGGACAAGGACGTTGCGCCCTGGCAGTTATGGGTGGTGTCTGCTACGGGCGGCCAGGCCAAACAGCTTACCAAGGGCACGTTCAGCCTGGACACGGATCAGGGCGGGGCCACGCCGCCCGCCTGGAGCCCTGACGGCCAGCGCATTGCGTTCACGAAGTTTCCGAGTTCCTATTGGGGGCCGTCATTCCAATCCGTGATCGCCGAAGTGAACGTCACGAGCGGTGCGGTGCAGACGCTGGTCTCCGCGCAAACCTCGGCGGATGTCAACTTCGCGCCGGCGGGTGACGCCTTTGCATTCGCTCGCCCACGCGGCGGCGACCAGAACAACGGTAACGCCGTGTACGTGGGCAGCAATGGGGAAGTCCACGATGCCACCGCCGCACTGGCGCGCAATTTCAATAACTATATATGGATGCCGGATGGTAAGTCGTTGTTGCTGCAGGGCGAGCTGGGCACGCGCTCGGTTTTTTGGCAGCAGCCGGTATCCGGCAATGCGCGCCTGCTCAATCTGGGTGATGTGGATGCCGGTGCCTCCATGAGCGTTTCCAAAACCGGTGCCATCGCCTTCATCGGCAGCACCGCAACGCATCCCGACGAGTTGTACGTGCTGGAATCCGTGCATGCTCAGCCGCGGCGACTGACGGACGTGAACGCTTTCGTGGACAAACTCAGTCTCGGCCGCACCGAACCTATCGAGTGGCGCGGCCCGAATGGATTTCACGAGGACGGCGTGCTCACGTATCCGGTCGATTATCGGCAGGCCAGCAAATACCCACTGGTGCTGGTGATTCACGGCGGGCCGGAAGGTGCGTCCACGGTGCGCTTCTCGCCCTTGCCGCAACTGCTGGCGGCTGCGGGCTTTCTGGTATTCCAGCCGAATTACCGCGGCAGCATCAATCTGGGCGACAAGTACCAGCATGCGATTTACCGCGACACCGGCGAAGGGCCGGGCAAGGATGTGATGGCGGGCCTCGCCGCGGTGGAAAAACTCGGCAGCGTGGACAAAGGCCGCATCGGCGTGACCGGATGGTCCTACGGCGGCTACATGACCACTTGGCTCAGCGGGCATTACGACGTGTGGAAGGCCGCGGTCGCAGGCGCGCCGCTCACCGACTGGGTGATGGATTACACGGTTGCCTACTATCAGACCGGCGACCGGTATTTCTTCGGCTCCTCGCCGTGGACCGATGCCGGCTGGAAAATCTGGCGCGCACAGTCGCCCATCACCTACGTGCGCAATGTCAAGGCGCCCACGCTGCTCATGAGCGACGTGATGGATGCCAACGTACCGTTCGTGAATGCCGAGGAGTGGTACCACGGACTGCGCGACAACGGCGTGACCGTGGAGTTCTACGCCTATCCCGAGCCCACGCATTTCCCGCGTGACATCGTGCAGACCACGGATGTCTACCGCCGCTGGGTCGGGTGGATGGAGAAATACCTGAAATAG
- a CDS encoding DUF6159 family protein, with protein MGKFARTWQLMGASWQLLKQDKRLVVFPLISGVVLALVIATFGIPLFATGQAQHYLSDPNQPARQMYVTLFIFYFVSYFVMIFFNSALIACVLKQMDGEQPTIRDGLSAAWQRLPQIFAWALLASTVGYLLRLLEQRVGFVGRIVVGLLGMAWTVTAFLVVPVVVAEGDGPFAAYKRSVVMLKRTWGEQIIGNVSFGLIFMLLGIVPAIVVIALAAAAGPAAALAAVALVVIYLVALGLVQSTLQTIYQAAVYRYAVNGEAPGGFDKQLIAEAYRVKKPKSWM; from the coding sequence ATGGGGAAATTCGCACGCACCTGGCAGTTGATGGGCGCCTCCTGGCAACTGCTCAAACAGGACAAGCGGCTGGTCGTGTTTCCATTGATCTCCGGCGTGGTGCTGGCGCTGGTGATCGCTACGTTTGGCATACCGCTGTTCGCCACCGGTCAGGCCCAGCACTACCTGAGCGACCCGAACCAGCCGGCGCGACAGATGTACGTCACGCTGTTCATCTTCTATTTTGTCAGTTACTTCGTGATGATCTTTTTCAATTCCGCGTTGATCGCCTGCGTGCTGAAGCAGATGGACGGCGAGCAGCCGACCATCCGTGACGGGTTGAGCGCCGCCTGGCAACGGCTGCCGCAGATTTTCGCTTGGGCGCTGCTTGCGAGCACCGTGGGTTACCTGTTGCGTTTGCTGGAGCAGCGCGTTGGCTTTGTGGGCAGGATTGTGGTCGGACTCTTGGGTATGGCATGGACCGTGACGGCGTTTCTGGTGGTACCGGTGGTCGTGGCCGAAGGCGACGGACCGTTTGCAGCCTACAAACGCTCCGTGGTGATGCTCAAGCGCACCTGGGGTGAGCAGATCATCGGCAACGTGAGCTTCGGTTTGATATTCATGCTGCTCGGCATCGTGCCTGCGATTGTCGTGATCGCGCTCGCGGCTGCAGCCGGCCCCGCAGCGGCGCTTGCAGCCGTGGCGCTGGTCGTCATCTATCTCGTGGCGCTTGGTCTGGTGCAATCCACGTTGCAGACCATATATCAGGCCGCGGTTTACCGCTACGCGGTGAATGGTGAGGCGCCGGGCGGATTTGACAAACAGTTGATCGCCGAAGCGTATCGCGTGAAGAAACCGAAGAGCTGGATGTGA
- a CDS encoding DUF924 family protein, whose product MNPQEILKFWFEETTPGQKFKKDAVFDALIRRRFSETQRAAAHGELYGWRVTPDGRLAEIIVLDQFSRNLFRDDPQAFACDGMALVLAQETVRLGADQALEPRQRVFLYMPYMHSESRAIHVIAEQLFRQLGIAENLKFELAHKAIIDRLGRYPHRNAVLGRESTAEEREFLQRPGSSF is encoded by the coding sequence GTGAACCCGCAGGAGATTCTGAAATTCTGGTTTGAGGAAACCACACCCGGGCAAAAATTCAAAAAGGATGCCGTATTCGATGCGCTGATCCGCCGGCGTTTCTCGGAAACCCAGCGCGCGGCGGCGCATGGCGAACTGTACGGTTGGCGCGTCACGCCGGACGGACGGCTCGCCGAAATCATCGTGCTCGACCAGTTCTCGCGCAACCTGTTCCGTGACGATCCGCAGGCGTTCGCCTGCGATGGCATGGCGCTGGTGCTCGCTCAGGAAACTGTGCGCCTTGGTGCCGATCAGGCGCTTGAACCGCGCCAGCGCGTATTCCTGTACATGCCTTACATGCACAGCGAATCGCGTGCCATCCACGTGATCGCCGAGCAGTTGTTCCGGCAGCTCGGCATTGCCGAAAATCTCAAGTTCGAACTCGCCCACAAGGCCATCATTGACCGCTTAGGGCGCTATCCGCACCGCAATGCCGTGCTGGGACGCGAGTCCACCGCCGAAGAACGCGAGTTTCTGCAGCGCCCGGGATCGTCGTTCTGA
- a CDS encoding aromatic ring-hydroxylating dioxygenase subunit alpha, protein MSQPIPQHFPSALQQADLNPQPLQQARTLPAYAYADPEFHAFDAAAIFARTWQFIGRADQVKDPGDHLVAEIAGKPAIAVRGNDGVLRGFFNVCKHRAGPLAVDNGNTRFLQCRYHGWVYTLEGRLRATHEMQEAEGFDPSGVCLDSVYVAESQNLVFAAVSDPGVTLAKVFDGIAQRIAPIELAALRFHARVSYDLHCNWKVYVDNYLEGYHLPYVHPKLNKLLDYRNYTTHTAEWYSWQQSPVSGGAGLYAGGEAQYYFVFPNLMLNILPGRMQINQVIPVSQNLCRVLFDYYYADTQSASANKLIADDMRFSDEVQREDIAICERVQQGLESGAYTAGRLSPKRESGVHHFQELVRKAYRQAVAEQCVGGT, encoded by the coding sequence GTGAGCCAGCCGATTCCACAGCACTTCCCATCCGCGTTGCAGCAGGCGGACTTGAACCCGCAGCCCTTGCAGCAGGCGCGCACCTTGCCGGCTTATGCGTACGCCGATCCCGAATTTCACGCCTTCGACGCCGCGGCGATCTTTGCGCGCACTTGGCAGTTCATTGGCCGGGCGGATCAGGTGAAAGACCCTGGCGACCATCTGGTGGCGGAGATAGCCGGCAAGCCGGCGATAGCCGTGCGCGGCAACGATGGTGTGTTGCGCGGGTTCTTCAATGTCTGCAAACACCGCGCGGGGCCGTTGGCTGTGGACAATGGCAACACGCGATTCCTGCAATGCCGCTACCACGGCTGGGTGTATACGCTCGAAGGCCGGCTGCGCGCCACGCATGAGATGCAGGAAGCCGAAGGCTTCGACCCGTCCGGTGTCTGTCTTGATTCGGTGTACGTGGCCGAATCGCAGAATCTGGTGTTCGCAGCGGTCAGCGACCCCGGCGTGACGTTGGCAAAAGTGTTTGACGGTATTGCGCAGCGCATTGCACCGATCGAGCTCGCCGCGTTGCGCTTCCATGCACGCGTGAGTTACGACCTGCACTGCAACTGGAAAGTGTATGTGGACAATTACCTCGAAGGCTACCATCTGCCGTATGTGCACCCGAAGCTCAACAAATTGCTGGATTACCGCAATTACACCACTCACACCGCGGAGTGGTATTCGTGGCAGCAAAGTCCGGTGAGCGGCGGCGCGGGACTGTACGCCGGAGGCGAGGCGCAGTATTACTTCGTGTTTCCGAACCTGATGCTCAACATCCTGCCCGGACGCATGCAGATCAATCAGGTGATTCCGGTTTCACAGAACCTGTGTCGCGTGCTCTTCGATTATTACTACGCGGATACGCAATCCGCATCCGCGAACAAGCTGATTGCCGACGACATGCGTTTCAGCGACGAAGTGCAGCGCGAGGACATCGCCATCTGCGAGCGCGTGCAACAGGGACTGGAATCCGGCGCCTACACGGCCGGACGGTTATCGCCCAAACGTGAATCCGGCGTGCATCACTTCCAGGAACTGGTGCGCAAGGCTTACCGGCAGGCGGTTGCGGAACAGTGCGTCGGGGGAACCTAG
- a CDS encoding DUF5946 family protein: MSKCLGCGGLFEDIHGPTHRYMESSPGCWAVYGEVLAREYQDQDYFAVHKFTVDAYAVQHPGHPSPQTIQSVAGHLIRLCLMLERNLATERANDAIKAAVERQYVWLTPPASMGSVTVVDVRKASDSDEHRRQVRTWAESAWNAWSAHHDTIYGWLPAGF, translated from the coding sequence ATGAGCAAATGCCTCGGCTGCGGCGGGTTGTTCGAGGACATTCACGGTCCGACGCACCGCTACATGGAATCCTCTCCCGGCTGCTGGGCGGTCTACGGCGAAGTGTTGGCACGTGAATATCAGGACCAGGATTACTTTGCGGTCCACAAGTTCACGGTGGATGCTTACGCCGTGCAGCATCCCGGTCACCCATCGCCTCAGACCATACAGTCCGTGGCCGGGCACCTGATCCGCCTGTGCCTGATGCTGGAACGCAATCTTGCGACCGAGCGCGCCAACGATGCCATCAAGGCCGCGGTGGAGCGTCAATATGTCTGGCTCACGCCGCCCGCCTCCATGGGATCGGTAACCGTAGTGGACGTACGCAAGGCCAGTGACTCGGACGAACACCGTCGGCAGGTGCGGACGTGGGCCGAATCCGCCTGGAACGCCTGGTCGGCGCATCACGACACGATTTATGGCTGGCTGCCAGCCGGATTCTAG
- a CDS encoding arginine deiminase family protein, whose amino-acid sequence MAARSQLRCSPSPAGGRGEDICTNAAYWLQVLNLRRRFSMRIAITREVSPSIAECELTHLAREPIDVVRARAQHREYEELLVKLGCKLMRLPAEADLPDSVFVEDAAVVLDELAVITRPGAESRRSETVSVAAALKPYRKLFHIQPPGTLDGGDVLRIGKALYVGLSKRSNREGVKQLRRILAQFRYSVTAVELHDCLHLKSAVTQVAENTLLINRAWTEARAFDSFRLIDVVPSEPFAANALLVDEAVIYPAAFPETRKRLETQGIKVHSVDASELAKAEGGVTCCSLILAV is encoded by the coding sequence ATGGCAGCCCGCTCGCAGCTTCGCTGCTCACCCTCTCCTGCCGGCGGGAGAGGAGAAGATATTTGTACCAACGCAGCCTATTGGCTGCAGGTACTCAATTTGCGAAGGCGATTTTCTATGCGGATAGCCATCACACGCGAAGTGAGCCCGAGTATCGCCGAATGCGAGCTCACGCATCTGGCGCGCGAACCGATAGATGTTGTACGCGCTCGCGCACAACATCGCGAATATGAAGAGCTGCTAGTGAAGCTGGGCTGCAAGCTGATGCGGCTGCCGGCTGAGGCGGACTTGCCGGACTCTGTGTTCGTGGAAGATGCCGCGGTGGTACTGGATGAATTGGCGGTGATTACCCGGCCCGGTGCGGAATCGCGCCGCAGCGAGACTGTCTCAGTCGCTGCGGCACTCAAGCCCTATCGCAAGCTGTTTCACATTCAACCGCCCGGCACACTGGATGGCGGCGACGTGTTACGAATCGGCAAAGCACTGTATGTGGGGCTGTCGAAGCGCAGTAATCGGGAAGGCGTCAAACAACTGCGCCGCATTCTTGCACAGTTTCGCTATTCAGTGACTGCGGTTGAGCTGCACGATTGTCTGCATCTGAAATCAGCGGTGACCCAAGTAGCTGAAAACACTTTGCTTATCAACAGAGCTTGGACAGAGGCGCGTGCATTCGACTCCTTCAGGCTGATTGACGTGGTGCCCTCGGAACCTTTTGCCGCCAACGCACTGCTTGTTGACGAGGCGGTAATCTATCCCGCGGCATTTCCGGAAACGCGGAAGCGGTTGGAAACGCAGGGCATCAAAGTGCATTCCGTGGATGCTTCAGAACTCGCCAAGGCGGAGGGCGGTGTGACTTGCTGCAGCCTTATCTTGGCAGTGTAA
- a CDS encoding glycosyl hydrolase family 18 protein, whose translation MSISTKYALLTAAFFFFANATQAGEIHTQKILMTYWSDNTARYAYDPIPGSLSPTGVTQKNPKLFNQLDLINVLAYAFLQVDASGHVYFAHPDTDLSKRDTASFCKQDLESCPDADKAFAGNFSAFAKLQNKSGTLRKVISIGGAGSQNTFKNAIAYPEAFVESASAIIAAYHLSGIDLDFEPSALFGPGEGKRYTQLVLALRRKLHNQAFISIEVPGDWETLRSIDCSSGTSCSNNLEQIASNAYVSLMGFDFHGPYYPGGVTGNNANLYSSPDEPLLPEFYHLSDNQAIEYLTFLGVPSNRILLGFPAYFVAYGGVRSAGHSHGLYERFDKSNTPDYDLHQRGYGSYQAAQHLLDSGFIPHSICVNDTISAVFAYNPMTQQWISYDDAKSVAAKADYVVRRHLAGMIMWEIGEDLPATNKNSLLVSAQIALSESQPKR comes from the coding sequence ATGTCTATATCCACCAAGTACGCGTTGCTCACCGCGGCATTTTTCTTTTTTGCCAACGCAACACAGGCAGGAGAGATACACACACAAAAAATTCTCATGACCTATTGGTCAGACAATACGGCGAGATACGCGTATGACCCCATACCCGGTAGTTTGAGCCCCACAGGAGTCACTCAGAAAAACCCGAAATTATTTAACCAATTGGATTTGATCAATGTTCTGGCCTATGCGTTTTTGCAAGTAGATGCGTCGGGCCATGTGTACTTCGCCCACCCGGACACGGACCTTTCCAAACGCGACACAGCAAGCTTCTGCAAGCAAGACCTTGAGAGTTGCCCGGATGCCGACAAAGCTTTCGCCGGAAATTTTTCGGCCTTTGCAAAGCTGCAAAACAAGTCTGGGACACTCAGAAAGGTCATCTCCATCGGCGGCGCCGGCAGTCAAAATACATTTAAAAACGCTATCGCTTATCCGGAAGCTTTCGTCGAGTCTGCATCAGCGATTATTGCCGCATACCACCTGAGCGGCATTGATCTGGATTTCGAGCCGTCAGCTCTTTTCGGTCCGGGCGAGGGTAAACGCTACACACAACTTGTCCTCGCATTGAGAAGAAAACTCCATAACCAAGCATTCATCAGCATTGAGGTCCCTGGTGACTGGGAAACTTTGCGCAGCATTGACTGTTCATCCGGCACCTCGTGCAGCAATAACCTAGAACAGATTGCAAGTAATGCCTATGTGTCGCTCATGGGTTTTGACTTTCACGGCCCGTATTATCCCGGTGGCGTAACCGGCAATAATGCAAACCTTTACAGCAGTCCGGATGAGCCGCTGCTCCCGGAGTTTTATCATCTAAGCGACAATCAGGCGATTGAATATTTGACGTTTTTAGGCGTACCTTCAAACAGAATCCTGCTGGGCTTTCCTGCGTACTTCGTCGCTTATGGCGGAGTCAGATCCGCGGGTCATAGCCATGGACTCTATGAGCGTTTCGACAAATCAAATACCCCTGACTACGACTTGCACCAGCGAGGTTATGGCTCCTATCAAGCTGCGCAACATCTACTGGATTCCGGATTCATACCCCACTCTATCTGTGTCAACGACACGATCAGCGCCGTATTTGCCTACAACCCAATGACCCAGCAATGGATCAGTTACGACGACGCCAAGTCAGTGGCCGCCAAAGCCGATTACGTCGTCAGGCGGCACTTGGCGGGCATGATAATGTGGGAAATCGGCGAAGACTTGCCGGCTACCAACAAGAATTCTTTGTTGGTCAGCGCTCAAATAGCCCTGTCCGAATCGCAACCTAAGCGATAA
- a CDS encoding SDR family NAD(P)-dependent oxidoreductase, producing the protein MTQPVCTVIGIGPGNGAAITQRFSQAGFRLALLSRSTTLSTKLAAELGNAHAYACDASDPDSVKTAFATIRKDLGEVNVLVYNAGSGTWGNVEDVSAMDLENAWRINALGAFAAAREVIPAMKQRGAGSIVFIGATASRRGAARAAAFAQAKAAQRTLAESMARHLWPSGIHVALVVIDGVVDLPRTRERMPGKPDSFFVKPDDVAATVYWLTQQPRSAWSFEVEARPFGEVW; encoded by the coding sequence ATGACTCAACCTGTCTGCACAGTTATCGGCATCGGTCCCGGCAATGGCGCCGCCATCACGCAGCGTTTCTCACAGGCGGGCTTTCGTCTCGCCCTGCTTTCGCGCAGCACCACGCTCTCCACAAAACTTGCTGCTGAATTGGGAAACGCGCACGCCTATGCGTGCGATGCGTCCGACCCGGATTCAGTAAAGACAGCCTTCGCCACCATCCGCAAAGACCTGGGTGAAGTGAACGTGCTGGTGTACAACGCCGGTTCGGGCACTTGGGGCAACGTGGAGGACGTGAGCGCCATGGATCTCGAAAATGCCTGGCGGATAAACGCGCTTGGGGCTTTCGCCGCCGCCCGCGAAGTCATTCCCGCCATGAAACAACGCGGTGCGGGCAGCATCGTTTTCATCGGCGCCACGGCCTCACGCCGCGGTGCTGCGCGCGCTGCTGCCTTCGCCCAGGCCAAGGCCGCGCAGCGCACGCTGGCCGAATCCATGGCGCGGCACCTCTGGCCCTCCGGCATCCACGTGGCACTGGTGGTCATTGACGGCGTGGTGGATCTGCCACGCACGCGCGAGCGCATGCCAGGCAAACCCGACAGTTTCTTCGTCAAGCCCGACGACGTGGCCGCGACGGTTTACTGGCTTACCCAGCAACCCCGCTCGGCCTGGAGTTTCGAAGTGGAAGCACGGCCGTTTGGCGAAGTGTGGTAA
- a CDS encoding zinc-dependent alcohol dehydrogenase family protein, whose translation MKAKPSATAMVLEQRGGPLKKHELPVPLPGPGEVLLKVRACGVCRTDLHIHDGELAHGKLPVTMGHEIVGSVMAVGKGVTAFKPGERLGVPWLAWTCGECVYCRNGRENLCDRARFTGYDRDGGYAEYALADQRYCLHVPEQYDDAHAAPLLCAGLIGYRAFRFAGDAQRLGIYGFGAAAHIIAQIAVAQGRRVYAFTRPGDAMTQQFARELGAHWAGGSDEPPPERLDAASIFAPVGALVPAALAAVAKGGTVVCAGIHMSDIPAFPYVRLWGERVLRSVANLTRKDGEEFMQAIERWPVRTTVTEFPLTQANEALAELRAGKLNGAAVLVPESHA comes from the coding sequence ATGAAAGCAAAACCCAGCGCGACGGCCATGGTCCTGGAGCAGCGCGGCGGGCCGCTCAAGAAACACGAGCTGCCTGTACCTTTGCCGGGGCCGGGCGAAGTGCTGCTCAAAGTGCGTGCCTGTGGCGTGTGCCGCACGGATCTGCACATTCATGATGGCGAACTTGCGCACGGCAAGCTGCCGGTGACTATGGGCCACGAGATCGTCGGCAGCGTGATGGCGGTCGGCAAGGGAGTGACAGCTTTCAAACCCGGTGAACGCCTGGGCGTGCCGTGGCTCGCGTGGACCTGCGGTGAGTGCGTCTATTGCCGCAACGGCCGGGAAAATCTCTGCGACCGGGCGCGCTTCACCGGTTATGACCGCGACGGCGGATATGCGGAATATGCGCTTGCGGACCAGCGTTATTGCTTGCACGTGCCGGAGCAATACGATGACGCGCATGCGGCGCCGCTATTGTGCGCCGGGCTTATCGGCTACCGCGCATTCCGCTTCGCTGGCGATGCGCAACGTCTGGGAATTTACGGCTTCGGTGCGGCGGCGCACATCATCGCGCAGATCGCCGTCGCCCAGGGGCGGCGCGTGTATGCGTTCACGCGCCCGGGCGATGCGATGACGCAGCAGTTTGCGCGGGAACTCGGCGCGCATTGGGCTGGCGGCTCGGATGAACCCCCGCCCGAACGGTTGGATGCGGCATCGATCTTTGCACCGGTAGGTGCGCTGGTACCGGCGGCGCTTGCCGCGGTGGCCAAGGGTGGAACCGTAGTGTGCGCCGGCATCCACATGAGCGACATTCCGGCGTTTCCCTATGTACGGCTCTGGGGTGAGCGTGTGCTGCGCTCGGTTGCGAATCTCACGCGCAAGGACGGCGAGGAATTCATGCAGGCAATCGAGCGCTGGCCGGTGCGTACTACGGTCACCGAGTTTCCACTCACCCAGGCCAATGAGGCGCTGGCCGAGTTGCGTGCCGGGAAACTGAACGGTGCCGCGGTGCTGGTGCCGGAGTCACACGCGTAA